GTTTCTGCTCCACCACCTGGAATGACTTCTTCCCTTCTGTGGAAACCCTCCTTACCCCTTAGGCTCCTCTGTTTCAGAAAGGcctcccagcccctctcctctcccGGGTCCGCTGTAGCGATCATCACTGCCCATGTCTCCTACTTAGTCACTAACTTGCTCTTGGTATCATGCCTATTTCAACTAGGCTGTGTCAATCTTGAAAACAGTGGATAGATCACATGCTTCTTTTGTCCCCCCATATCAAAGCAAACaactacataaataaaaaataaactttaaaaatacttttaatcaTGCATGTAGCATTTGAGATGACTGAAAAACTTTATTCTGTATTTCTCTTAGATATAGAGAGAGTCCCTCTGCCCTTTACCAAGACCTAACCTGCAAACCAAATGGATGATTGGTTTTGATAAGCAAATAGTAAATAAGATATACAAAATACTATATAAGACAATCTAGTGTGCCAATCTATgacattattatttctattaaaaatttcAGTCCATGCTGCCAGGGCATCTACAGTGGGAAGGACGGCAGTGTGCCTGCTGAGTGTTACACGGGTGCTATGAAACTAGTGACTAACACAGGAGATTTAAAATCTAGGTCAGAGTTCCATTATGTGATCTGACTGTCAGCTCTTATGGCAGAAGGAGCACTGTACTCCAAAGCAAAATACTTCAGTAATGCATAGAGACTTAAGGTACTGAGGCGCTCACAGACTCACGCGCCCACGCAGCCGACACTGGGATGGCTGGAAGGCAATGCAAGGTATACCAAATGTCTGTGTAGGAGACACAGCAGACGGAGTCATATACTGGTATCAGAGAGGAAATACACACAATTAGACACAGAAGAAAGACTAAGAAGTAAGAACCTCCAGTTGCCCACTTGTTTCTGGGGAAGAAACTGTTGTGCAGTGTATCAGGAACGACATAACTGCTACCATACCTGAAGTCAGCTGTGGCTGCAAAGGATTCCATTTCTGTAATAGAGAAGACGCAGAGGAAGCCCTCCCCGCTCCGGAAGTAGTTGTCTCTAATTGCAGCATAGTCCTCCTGCCCAGCTGTATCCAGGATATCTATCTGCACCTCTTCCCCATCCAGTACTACCTTCTTCCGATAGCTGTCTGCTTTGGTAGGCTCATAGTCCTCtacaaactagaaaataaaaaaataaaactcacctttatattttctttacttttcaaaaccTCCTATTGTGAAATACAGATTCACATGAAGTTATAAAAATAGTGCAGAGGTCCCATGTACCCTTCATTCAGTTGTCTCCAAAGGTAAAAAccatattaattaaaattttcattttagacaATTTGGTAGCTGCCTCATTTGCAAAAAAATTGGGGTTTAACTATGAGCTCTAGATTATTTATAGCTTGAAAACTGTGCCTTTTTTCTTCCTTGCAATACCATACCTGCAAAAACTATTACACATACATTTTAGCAGACGTGTAAGAATTCCTTTTAATGTAGCTCTAAACAGTAACTTGAAAGTACCTCaatatttaagtaaatatttgaaaatgctgTTAAATCTTTCTCTACAATGAACCAAGTCAACAAAGTGGCTTATACTACTATGTAGAATGTCAAATCTTCAAATTTGAGATTTCTCCTCaaacttctgatttttttaatagtACCACTGGCCACTGAACAACCAATCACGCATATCCAGGTATGTGGACTTTTGTCAAAAATACTATAGagtactgtaaatgtattttttctcttccttatgattttcttaataacattttcttttctcttgctttattgtaagaatatagtatataatacacataaacatactaaaatgtgttaatcaactgtttgcTATTGTTAAGGCTTCCAATCAACAGTAGGCTACAAGTACTTAAGTTTTTGGGAAGTCAAGAGTTATACTTGGATTTTCGACTGTGCAGGTGGGGAAAGTGTCAgtgttttaaaacataaaaataaaaaagccaaagTGAGATTTCTCAAAAACAGGTACTGTTTCCaactttggtttgtttttaaggcATAAGGCTTTCTTGAAAGATCATGTTAAAACCAAGTTGTGTACAGATGTtgactttgaattttaaaatgaaaaaaaaaaaatcagtagctTTCAAGGATTCAAGTAATCCATCTGACACAGCACCAAACTAAGCCAGAGAAACACTTTCTGAAAGCCCAAACTTTGCCATCCATCATAAAATCAGCACTTACCTCATCATACATGAACTGAAGGGTCAGAGCCGACTTGCCCACACCACCACTACCCACCATGATGACTTTGTGCAAAGCCAGAGAATTCTGACCCTTGGGCTTATTTGCAGCCATCTTCTCGGCGCAGAGTTTTCACCAAAGATTAAGAAgaatctaagaatgaaagagtaaGTAAGTCATGGTCAGTATATCCCTCTTCCGAATTCCAATGTAGCAAATAGATATCATGTCCTTAGGCTTCAAGATACTAGTTTTTGTTCTGCAGTGATTTTAAACAGATGGACAATGAAGCATGTTCATTTAGGGAAAGAACCACCTAAGTATGACTAAAGGGCACTTCTAATAGTTTGTTTTCAGTAATGAGCTGTGACCAAAGTGAGTAGTTCCCAGTACAACCTCATGCTGACAATACTGGCATGTTAGCTGCTAAAGAATATAATCACACAGATGATGAAAGCAGGCAAAACAATCTGTTTTCATATTAACCTATACTGGCAATAATTAGATATTTCTTCTAATTCCAGTAAGAAACAACTCATTAAAAAAGACTGCCAATTGAAATGCTGCTTACTGCCAGTTTATAAAAGAGACCTCATCCCAATAAATTGGCAGTAGAATTATAAATAGAATCCAATACTGCATACCCCAACTCCCAGATATCCTATCCCTCAACATCTTGTGTCTTGTAGTGGATGGCCAATCTAACTTACATACCTGGATCTAGTGCACCCTCACTTTCTTCAGAACATGCCTTTGTTTACTACATTGCGTGCTCAGTGTGGCAAGAGCAGGTTCCTTCAGAAGCTGTAGTGGTACTGCACACTAATGGCAGGCCCCATCCTTACTCAGAAAAGGAGACCCTGAGGTTAAAACAACCACTGAGTCTACATGGAGGCCCCAAGCTATGAAACTTTTTGTTCTCTTAGGCCCCAGGGAGTTGCACGCCTCCTCCTCAGTGTCTCTGGTCACAGTACAGCTTTCCCAAGTTATAGGTCACAGGACACAGCCCATCCTGCCTCCCTCAGCTGCATCAGCCCCACACTGGTCTCCTTCAGTCCTCTCTAGGCTCTTCTCTGCCTCCTGGCCTTTCCCATGCAGCTTCCTCCATTAGGCATATTCCATTCCATCTGGCTGACACCTCTCAGTTCTTGGATCTCAGCCTTCCCCAAAACTTTCAACCTAAATAAGGCTCTCCCTTGCCCTGTGTTTTCACATAGAATCTGACACTTTTCCTTCATAACCACAAGTTGAAACTGCGTGAGTGTTAGTTGTTCACATGGGTCTTCTTCCCTCATACACCAGAAGCAACTCAAGGGCAGGGGCCCATCTACTTGGTTTACTTTACACTTAATGTAAGTAACACGGCTTGGCAAAGCCAGCCATTTGGTACGTAcgtgttgaatgaacaaatgtttGCCATCTGATTTAACCTTGGGGAGTACTTTAGCCTATACTGGTGTCAAGTAGCTGTTGTTACTAGAGATTCAATCACAAGCCTGGGCAAGGACAGTCTGCTGTGGCTCTATGCATCACACACTGGCTGCACAGGGTACCGAAGAGCTGGGCAACGCTCTGGCTACACCCAGAAATCATGCCCATATGcctatttggaaaaatgtttttggaaaaatgtttttggGAATCTCTGCCACACCCACCCACTAGTCTTGCTGTCCATTTCATGACATTCATGACATGTTATACTCCAAGACTGCTTTTAATCTATATGCAGCACAATTAAGATCACACTACATATGTACTGTTTAGTCCTGTTCTTATTTTATATCATAAACATGTTAGCAGAAGCTGCGTGAACTGTGAAGCATTATGGTAAAGGTTCTACACTTGGAGGTTAGTTCAGTTCAACTCAGGGAACAAGGATTGGGTGAGTCCCTTTTTCCTGGGTATCAAGGACATGATCATTAGATTCTGAATGACTAACACTGCTCAGAAATAGTGAAAATTAATAGTTATACTTCAGGTAACTAGAAGCCTAAATGATAGCAGGTCTAAGTCAGTTGATGGAGCATGCTATCACTGGCATCCCTAATAAATCAGAAAATGCTTCCTTTCTCACTATTATGCTCCTCACTTGCTGGTAGCTCTAATTGTTTCACAGCtacataaacttttatttttaaaacagtaaataCCACATGAGCTCAGGGTGGGTGTTACCATATCAAttaatactctgtgtgtgtgtttttaaagtaaaacatttaGAATTTAAACCAACTGGGTTAAAACACTTCTCCTTGCAGAACAATTTAAAATACTGTCTGTGGCTGAGGAATTGAAAAGGCAGAGATTCccaaaaacatttttccaaaaggcAAACATTCCCCAACTACTATGAGTGGCACATTTCATACTTTCAAGGGGCAACAAGGAAAAGAAATTCCCACCAAAAAGACACTCCTCTCCCTTCATTTCTAAGAAAACTCGGCACTCCACAACTTAGCTCCCAACCCCTAGATGTTTTGATGGTAAACAAGCCAAAGCCCCTCTCTACCTGGAACTTAAGACAAATACGCCAATTAAGAAAATTCCACCAGTGTTATGTGCAATAAAGAAATGGAAGGGGGAAGCCATGTGATGAAGAGTGGGAAGAGGGGCTACTGCAGGCAGGAGGGTCATGGATGGCATCTTTGAGGAGCTAGCATCTAAGCTGAGGCTGATTTTTATGAAGGAACCAGGCAGCTAAAAGGGAAGGGCACTCCAGACAATGAGTGCAGAGACCTAAAATGGGACAGGACTGGGCATGGTCTAGGGGCCAGATGAAGGCCGGAATGGATGGGGCCTTGGGAGTAACAGGAGCTGTGAGGTAGGAGGGGCCAAATCCCACAAAGCCTTGAAAGCCAAGGAAAGGTGTCTGAGTCCAATTATAATTGTAATGGGAAGCCTCTAAGTTTTTAAGCAGATAGTGACATAATTTCATTTAGGTTTTTAAAGAGGTGACCATGGCTGGTATGTGGAGAAGGGATGGCAGAGGTGCAGGAGTGGAGAGCACAGGAGGTTTATCCCACAGTCCATGGGAGAGGACAGAGGCTTGGGCTACGGCTGCAGTATTAATGCTAATGATCCTAGTTCCCCATTATGGCTACAGCTGGAACTACCACCATCTGCACTGGGGGCAGCAGCCCTCTCCTGAGCATTCACTAAGTACCAGGCTCTCTTCTCAGCACCTTACACATATTAGCTGAGCTGGCACCACATTTCATGTGTGAATAAAACTATGACGTGTGTACTATTTTAACTTCATTTAAGAGATGAGGAATCTGGAGCACAGAAATCGACTTGTGGACGCTGAGCCAGGACTCAACCTGAGGCAGCTAGGCTCTCTACCTGGGATACTTTTGGAGAAACAGCTGACAGGACTTGATGACTGACTGGATGGAGGAAAACAGGAGTAATTTCTAAACATTTGAATGTGTGGTGTTATCACTACCTAAAATGGAGAAAGATGGGAAGGAATAGGTCTGGGCAAGAAACACTAAGCTTTGCTTGTGTATAAGATACCTAATTGGAGTTGTTGAAAGCAAATGGAtgtttgtggataaagtgaaggtttctctggccaggattctcatctggccctggatagctagctcactacacgtgtgaagggctgcacagctgcaggagagcagagactgagacacttgcaggggcagagaggcccagaggcagagaccagcttgctgcatgcagactcactctgactAGACGGAACTCTattgactgacctgccactgtaggaataaagttgggtataaaccctttcatcccaagaacgttccactgtcattcctttgctctcactgaatccatagtgaacttgcccagggctgaaacccattagcaagatgATGTTGTAGTTTGGAGGTCAGGAGTAAGGGTAGAAACACTGAGACAACAATTTGAATGTTGGTTTACAGATGTATTTAAAGTCACAAAATGGAATGAGCTCACTTCAGATGATAAGAGGGAAATGGGTGAGAGAGGCAGCCGAGGACAGATCCCTGGGATAAGGCAATAGTTGGTTCAGGAGGAGTGGCCACTCCTGAGGAAATCCAGTTACTACACGGACAGCTGGGTAACTGTCAAATCCTGCTGAGCGACTGAGATGAGATCTGAAAAGGTAAGAGATTTTCAGAGAACTGATTACTAGAGTTGGTAAGATACAGACTGCTAGTGCTTGGCAAGAGTCATTTCCCCAGTGACGTAGGAACCACTGCCTGTCTGGGGTGGGCTGAGGAGAAAACAGGAGGTGCAGAAATAGACTTTTACTCTGAAGACAATGTAGAAATGGGGCCATAGTTGGATGAGGTTTTTTGTTTActtgctttttaattattattaagggATATTTATATGATAACCATCTAAAAAAGGCAGGAATTAATGATGCAGCAGAGAGGGTGCCTCTAGGAGCTAGCCTGTAGGGGTGGACCAGAGGAGTGGAGATGGGAAGCCCTGGGTGGGGCATCTCTTTGTAATAGGAGGTAAGGTAAAGCAAGGAACTGGGATATAGATGCAGGCTGCAGACAGATCTGATTATTTATTTAACTGCATCTGTAGTTCCTCAATGAAATAcgatccaacacaggagggagtgGAACTCAAAAGCAAGCCAGTCCAGAGAGATCCTGGAACAGAATATACAGAAACAGATCCAAAAACATATTATAGTATATAATAAAGGTGGCATTTCAAATGGAGGGGAGAAGGAAGCATGAGGAAAATTCCATGAATGGTACTGGGACAAACGGTAAGCCACTGGGAAAAACATAAAGCTGGGTCCCTTCTCCTCATACCGATACAAACTGAAGTGGATCATATTTAAGTGACAAAATGAAATCACAAAAGCACCAAGGAAAAAACCCACCAAAGAAATTGTTTAATAATCTTAGAATGAGAAAGGCAGAAAGCACTATATAAAACTCAATCACAGAATAACTGATAAATTTTACCACTCAGAACAGTTCCTACATGGCAACATCTTCTATAAGCCAAGTAAAAAGATAAGGATAAAActgaggaaaatatttgcaattcatTTCAAAGATAAGAGATACTTTCCCTATATAAAAAGTTActataaataaaatcaacaactatagaaaaatgggaaaaaatatgaatagtcacaaaaaaggaaatatacacacaaaaaagatggCTCTAACATGCTCAACTTTgctgataagaaaaataaaaacaaaattgtaaTGGGACACTTGTTTTCTGATAATAGAGTGATAATATGTCTGCAAAAATCAGCAAACTATAGTCCCCTGGGTCTGCTTTTTGAATGGCCTATGAGCTAAGAATGGTtgtaaacaaaaccaaaccaaatgaAGAAGAATACGCGACAGAAAATGTATTAGGCccacaaataaaaaatgtttactttcggccctttacagaaaaagtttgttgaTCTCCGGTGAAGAGAAATAGGCACATCCATCTATTGcactggagatataaattggatACATGGAATAATATGCAATCATAAAAATACAGGAGCTCTTTACCCATTGCTATGCAGGAGCTCAAACATACTGCAAAAGTGAAAAAAAGCTAAGGAACAGTGTATCCTGTATACTATGAATTgcacaaaaacatgaaaaaaggaTTATTTAGGAATTGACATGTTTATACATTTGGAAGGATATAAAAAATGGTAGCACAGGGTTGCCTGTGAGGAAGGAAACTGCTGGTGCAAAGAGGTGGGTATAGAGGCTTTTTTTGCTATATTACATTTTGTGCACTTTgattttttgtattatatgaaCATATAACCTactttaaactattttaaaaataaaatcaaattagtCATAAAATAAACCAATATTGTACACCTGTTTACTTCTTGCATTCACTTGGCTAAAGTGGAATTAACTACCTTCTTGGCATCTTAATACAAACTACGATTGGAGAAATGACtcagaattttaattaaaatatgactTCTCCGTGTATGCATGCAtttgtgttttcctccttcaAGTAACAGCATAGGGATCCTTGAATTTCAAATTGTGTGATCTGGTATCGgaattattttctactttttattgTTCAGTTTTAAAAAAGTGATCTGCTGGAATAATACTATAGGATCT
This is a stretch of genomic DNA from Manis pentadactyla isolate mManPen7 chromosome 7, mManPen7.hap1, whole genome shotgun sequence. It encodes these proteins:
- the RALA gene encoding ras-related protein Ral-A isoform X1, coding for MAANKPKGQNSLALHKVIMVGSGGVGKSALTLQFMYDEFVEDYEPTKADSYRKKVVLDGEEVQIDILDTAGQEDYAAIRDNYFRSGEGFLCVFSITEMESFAATADFREQILRVKEDENVPFLLVGNKSDLEDKRQVSVEEAKTRADQWNVNYVETSAKTRANVDKVFFDLMREIRARKMEDSKEKNGKKKRKSLAKRIRERCCIL